The genomic window GAGCAGGACTACCACTCACCGGTCCACGGTGCACGGGTTCCACTGACAGGCGCTCGCGCGGTTTTGTTTCAAGGTAGAAATTGCATTTCCCGCTGTGCGCGTCGGGCGGCAAACACTGGCCTGCGCCCGCACCGCCCACTCCATCCAACGGCCCCGATGCGCTCAGCGCTCCACCCGCGGACCGCGATCCGTGGCCTCGCCTCTCCAGCCAATCAGGATGCAGAACTCCCGTCCCGCCGGATCGCTCCCTTCGCCGCCTATAAATGCGGGCGACCCGGTCCCGGCGAATCTATCCATTCACAGCTCCCGCTCCGAAATCTATCCATTCACGTACCTGCAGTTTCTAGAGCCCACTTTGCCTAGCACGATCCCACCGGTCACGATGCCTGCCCTCGCCAAGCCCGCCTCCCGCCCCGCCAAGACCGCCACGGCGCCGAAGCCGAAGCCCGCCGCCGCCAAGCCGAAGGTGGCCGCCGCCGGTGCATCCCACCCGCCCTACTTCGAGGTGAGCGTCGTCGATCTGCGTTCGGTTTTCATTGATTGATTGGGTTCCGTCGGAATTGGGGTCTGATCGAATCTTGTTCTGTTCCGTGCCCTTGCAGATGATCAAGGAGGCGATCTCGGCGCTGAAGGAGAGGACCGGCTCCAGCTCCCACGCCATCGCCAAGTACACGGAGGACAAGCACGGCGCGTCGCTGCCGGCCAACTTCAAGAAGATGCTCTCCATCCAGCTCCGCGGGTTCGCCGCCAAGGGCAAGCTCGTGAAGGTCAAGGCCTCGTACAGGCTCTCCGACGCCGCCAAGAAGGCGACACCCAAACCCAAGGCCAAGCCCGCCGCCGCCAAGACCGCTGCGCCCAAGCCGGTCAAGGACGCCGCCAAGCCCAAGAAGACAGCCGCCGCAGCCAAGCTCAAGAAGGCCGCCGCCGGGACCAAGCGCAAGGCGCCGGAGAAGAAGGTGGTCGCGAAGCCGAAGAAGTCCCCCGCTGCCAAGGCCAAGGCCAAGCCCAAGAGCGTCAAGTCCCCCGCCGCCAAGAAGGCCCGGAAGGTCGCCGCATGAGATGGGTTGCTTAGAGAGTGGTGGGGTGTTGGCTAGGGGTTGTACAAACTAAGCGTGTGAACAAAAGCGTCTCTGATGGTGCCTTGTCTAAGGCAAGTTCTATCTACCATGGTTTCTTAGTGTAGCAAATGTCCAGGCTTCTCGTGATGCAGATGTATCCAGTTCTCCCAATATATGAAAATCAACTTGGTTTCCGAAATTTCTATTCTGAATTGTGATCTGAGCACCTGTCGCTTTATGCAATTAGGAAATTGGAGTGCTTTTAATCTTGCAGAAGGGTAGCTCTGGTGCAGTGTGAGCTGTCTCACTTCGAAGGCTTTGCAGATTTTGTGGGGGGAATACTTGCCACGATTACATATTGTTCTGATCAAAAGCCTTGATTGTCTTTGACGCTGGATGCTGGAGGATTCGTCTGCTTTAGGGAGGAAAGCGGATTTGAACACGGACCAAACACGTCGGATAGGATATCATGTAATTTGAGTATTCGGTACGGTGTCGGACGTGGAATATCTGCACTAAATCCTTCTAAACGAATTCGGTCTTAAATACAGTATTTGTACCATTTTCGCCCCTAGTCTGCTTCCCTTTTCATTTGGGGTTGCGTTTTATCATCCTCTAACGCGAATTGGCGCCTTGTTTTCATTCTCtcttcgtcacatcaatttttaaccgtttgtacggagtattaaatgtaggtaaaaaaaataactaattacatagtttagttgaaaatcacgagatgaatcttttgagcctaattgatccacgattggactatatttatcaaataaaacgaaaatagtactattcatcagattcactttttttcgcaatctaaacgagccTGATGGGGTTCGGTTCAAAAAATACGATGCAGTACACAATTGTTTCGTGCTCCACTGCTCTTCTTCCACGTAGAACTGTGGACCGTCTTTTAGCGAAGGAATCGTGGTGGCCGTGGCTACAGACCCACGGTGTCTGGGCACCGTCCGTAGCTGCATTGGGATCACAGCGGCAGAAATGGATGAAGCCATGACTCGGTTTGAGGTCGCTGCAAGAACTTGCTGGTTTTTCTGATCCGCACCTTCTCCGAtattaggcctggtttagtttaaaaaatttttactacaaactatcacattgaatcttgcggtatatgcatggagtattaaatatagagaaaaaaattaattgcatagtttggtgaaAATCGCAAGACGAatattttaagactaattagtccgtgattagccataagtgataCGTTAACTGACAtgcgctaatgatagattaattagacttaataaattcgtctcgtagtttctaag from Miscanthus floridulus cultivar M001 chromosome 11, ASM1932011v1, whole genome shotgun sequence includes these protein-coding regions:
- the LOC136493506 gene encoding histone H1-like, with amino-acid sequence MPALAKPASRPAKTATAPKPKPAAAKPKVAAAGASHPPYFEMIKEAISALKERTGSSSHAIAKYTEDKHGASLPANFKKMLSIQLRGFAAKGKLVKVKASYRLSDAAKKATPKPKAKPAAAKTAAPKPVKDAAKPKKTAAAAKLKKAAAGTKRKAPEKKVVAKPKKSPAAKAKAKPKSVKSPAAKKARKVAA